A stretch of DNA from Lotus japonicus ecotype B-129 chromosome 4, LjGifu_v1.2:
cCTTTAACATTAAGAAAATTAGGAATTAGGGCTCGAGGGACCTAGACCATGGTCACTAGTCAGAATAGTATGGAAATCATTACCTAAGGGATTCTATATGAGATGCACATGTCTCCTCCTTGAGAAAATAAAGATGAATTTTGAACGGATAGTGACAAAGAAGAGTTTGTTGAAGGAGCTCCTCATGTTCACATCCACTCAATTGGGAGAGAGAGGTTGTTGGTAGAAGAAATTCTTCAAATGCTCGTAAAAAGCATCTAAAAGTTATGATGAGAATCGCCAACTACTTATGAGAGTAATGGAACTACCAGAAAGTTGTATGATTCTCCTAAAATAGCGGTTTCAGAGGTAACGAGATCGCCTGAAATTTGAACAACTTGGAAATGGTTGGAAAAAAAGGAGTTTAGGGGGTTTCATAATGAgatgattaaaaaaattgatatcccCTAATAAACCCGTATCGATGTCTTAGAAAGTTGGTGTGGTTATGAAATGGTGTATAACATAGAACGTTCTATGACgtttaaaaacttaaaaaagaAATACAAAAGGGTGTATAAACTAGAACAAGACAGAAAATTCAAAAGGCAATTAAGCTTACAATCATAATTATATTACACATCTTTGATTTAGTCTTAAATGTCCATTCATAACTGTTAGTACATGATTACATTTCAATCATAACAATTCAAGTTTCAAGATTTAAAGTATCAATCAATTATAAAAGTTCGAGCATCATTTTCAGAGCAAGGCAAGACAGAAATTATGATGAGCATTTCATCTAGGACATAAACATAAATTCAAATGTCAACATAAATTACTTATCTCATATTGCATTTTACTTGTTTTTTTTAAGAAGCCTGCAAATGCATTAAAATGGAATGACCATAGAAGCCACTACATTAGCGTTCACTAAAGATTCAACCTCCGAAGGCACTTCTTCCATCCAGACAGACTTCGGAAAGGAAGAATCATTCATGGCCAAATAATCAACTACCTTGTGCCTCAcgacgaacaaaagaaaaatcaacatactcaaaacaaGACCCTAAAGAACGACACTCAACAGACACGTAGGCACCATTTGAGGGTTTATCCCACCACTGATAAAGCTTTGAGCAACCTGTTTCAAAAACTACCATCCGAAAGCCAAGTTCCTTGGAGGCTTGGACAGCACCATAGCCCACCTCAAAGCCGACAACTTCCACGATAAACATGTGTTTGGTCATTCTTGTAAATGTAAAGTCACTTGATTTTAATCCTTCATCGGAATAAAGTTACATTTCAGTCTATACAACTAGACAATTGTGTTTTGTCCCTGAATCTGCAGGTGAAGTGCTTACATATCCGTTGAACACTTATGTGACTTTATCCATGTATATAAGATTGACGTGACTGACAAGTAGATAATTAatgattattttttcaattaaacaaattataatttttgtttttttgttaaagTACAAAAAATTGACCCAATAATCAAACTTAATTAATAAACAAACACTAAAGAAAAAACTATCCTAGACCACATGTCCAGCCCCACACGACCTAACCCTCTAACTCAAATAACATAATTTatgaatagaaaaaacattatttGTTTATCAAGAAAAATTACGAgactatgtaccaaaaaaaaaaattacgagACTAAAAACATTTCTGATCATAAAAATCCAATTACATAACATGATATAACTAAAAGTTATTTATAAAAACTTCAAATAAACTAGAATTTAAAAATTGAATATTCTAGTGGAAAAAAGATTGCATCCTATAAAAAAcaatactctataaataaaacACGATACCAAATATTCTAAAACATGATAAATCAATTTTAAAGTACATGTTCTATATAATTACCACAATTATCATCAAATCCAAGAATAATCTTAGATTGCAAAATTTTATCCTATCATAAAACACATCTATGTtcatgataaaaataaaaaacaaaattctttGCAGTGGAAGGATAATCTCAGGTACACGATTGGGTTGTCTCTAATCTAAACTCAAAAAATCCGAGCGTAAAAACCAAGCACCTTGTCTCCAAATCCATGTTGTGAGAGTGAAATCGATTGTGTCTGTGTTTGTGTTTTGTGTGTGGGTTTTAGGAGCACAGAAAACTCAACTTCGATGGCAGAAACCACAGTACAACCAAGTCGATCGAGGGACCTCGACAAACTCCTCCTCCGACCTGGGAATCTTGTAGGTCCCAGGTTTGAACCTGGCACTGAGGTACGGTACTCTCTCGATTCTTCCCGAAATCCTATGTTTCTTCCTGCTTGTTaggttttctgggttttgaattttgggtCTGTTGTTGCAGTTAAGAGATAATCTTCAGGAATTCGCCAAGGTTTTGGTGGTTGGGGCAGGTGGGTTGGGTTGTGAATTGTTGAAGGATTTAGCCTTGACTGGTTTTCGAAACCTTGAGGTCATTGACATGGATCGCATAGAGGTTACTAATCTCAATCGTCAATTCCTATTCAGGTGCTCTAGCTTCATGTCTTTTTCTAGAATGTGATTTTGTTCTGTAAACCCCACTAGTTATTTTGTCGTTTGGGGCTGATGGGTATTTTGATCTGTGTCCCTTTTTTTGTTTGTAGACTTGAAGATGTTGGCAAACCGAAAGCGGAGGTAGCTGCCAAGCGTGTCATGGAGAGGATTAGTGGTGTGGATATTAAGCCGCATTTTTGCAGGATAGAGGAAAAGGATATTGATTTTTATAATGATTTTAGCATTATTGCTCTTGGTCTTGATTCCATTGAGGCGCGGAGCTATATCAATACGGTTGCTTGTAGCTTTTTAGGTGTGTGTTGTATCCCTTTAGTTGCCTTTATATGTTCCTTTGCTTGTTGTCTGGTTAAATGAAAGATGGTTGTATTTCAATGCTTGAGAGTTGTTATCATGCGTGCATTAGTTGTTTCTACATTGTATGAGTAGTAATACATATAAGGAGTTCATGTCTGCGCTGGTCATGTGATGTAAAGATTTTCATTCTGTATAAGTCCATTGTGTAGATGTTGTACTGCTATAAGAATTAAGTATGTAGATGGTGCAGACTGCTTATGCTAATTTTAGCTTTTTTTCTTTATACTGGTAAAACTAGAATATGATTCTGATGATAATCCACGAGAAGATACAATCAAACCTATGGTGGATGGTGGGACTGAAGGATTCAAGGGCCATGCTAGGGTTATCATGCCAGGGATCACACCATGCTTTGAGTGTACCATCTGGCTTTTTCCACCTCAAGTGAAGTTTCCTTTGTGTACACTGGCCGAGACCCCTAGAACTGCTGCCCACTGTATTGAATATGCTCACTTAATTAAATGGAATGAGGTAaaccattttcatttttctattaGTTCATAAATGGATCTAGCTCCTCTAAATCCTTcactttaaagggtaaaataagCCATCGCAACTATTGATTGAAAATTCAATGGTTGAGATTTAAATAACACCACAGTTTGTTATACTTTTGATAGTATATGATCGCAATCCCACCCTTGAATTTCTCAATTAACAGTTGTGTTAGCTTACTTCGCCTTCTAAAGTTATTTTTTACATTAGAGGAGCCAAATCAATTCGCAACATACATTAATTTAAACAAAGTTGTGTGTACAGGTTCATGGTGCAGAGGCTTTTGACCCAGATAACCCTGAGCATATGAAATGGGTCTATGATGAGGTAATCAATATTTCATGGATCGTTTCTTGACTGTTTAATATACATTTTTGGCACAATAATCAGTTAAAAGTTTTACTGTTCATGTTTTATAGGCTGTCAAGAGGGCCGAGCTTTTTGGCATTCCTGGAGTTACTTATTCTCTTACCCAGGTAAGTAGATGGTTTAGGATGCTAGTTCTCCTTAGCAAAATCCTGAACTTTTGTTTGATGTATAATGATGAATTCCTATAAATTGTTTGATGTTTATATCATTTAGTAGTATTTTACCTTGTCATAGCTGAATGTATTTTCCTTTTTGCTTATCAATTAATTGTTTTAATAGGGTGTAGTGAAGAACATCATACCAGCTATAGCTTCAACAAATGCAATTATATCAGCGGCATGCGCGTTGGAAACATTGAAGATTGCCACAGACTGCAGCAAAACTATGTCAAACTATTTAACGTGTGTTCTTTAACTTCTTTATTATTTGCTAATGTgctataaatattattaattagttCATACCTATTGTAGGTATAATGGGTCTGAAGGACTTCATACTAAAGTGGCAGAATTTGAAAGGGACAAAGACTGTCTTGTGTGTGGTCCTGGTATACGTATTGAACTGGACCCTTCAATCACATTGCAAAAGGTTATATTTCATCCATTAACTCCTCATGTTCTTTGTGCATattaattactccctccgttcctaattataagacctagttttaaaattttctagttccttaatataagacctttaacaataatctagcaaaaagtattctactcttccatatataacccTTACATTAATGgtgtgttttcaattccaaagttttaattaccacctaccatttattagtgagagaaaataacaaagggtaaatatgaaagaatgcatacatttttaaaaaaccaacacactaattagacacatttaatgttttcttaataagcgtaattttttgtattaggtcttataattaggaacggagggagtagtaattAGTAATGCATCAAATGTCCATTCCCCCAGTCTTAGAGGGTACAAACATTCATTAGTAAAGAATATAGACATCATATTTTAACATTGTGCAGTTGATAGCATTTATTAACAAGCCATACTGACCTTGAAAATGGCCACAAACGCCTATTTGCATACAGCGTTTCCCCTTTTGCTAGTGTTCATTTCCTACTATCATCTTCAGCAGTTATATTGcatttttaaatgattttaaacTTGTTAACTTTATGCTATTGgatagaatttataatattttgagGAGATATAAATTTTCTGTTTCAAATCTTGAAAGTTTCATTGAGTTTATTGTCAACCTCCCCCCTTCCTTTTCCCATTTTCTCATGTCTCTACAAGAAATAATTAGAATGTCGAATAGGTAGGTAGGTAGGAAACATAAATCTTTGAAAATGGCTTCTGCTTGAAAGTTAATTGACTCCAAATGAGTGAAATTAGTAACTCACAGTGCCAGTATGCTTATGATATAcaacatgtttggatacacggtgAAGCCACCATGATTTTTTCCTCACCGTGGTTTTCCgttgtgtatccaaacatgcacatatCACATATGCATATTTTTCAACAAGTGAGCTGTTTTTCCGTTTTTAAGCAAATCATATCATTGATTCATTCTTAACACTTCCCTTCCAATGtgttttttaaatcaatttgtGGCAACAGTTCATGGATCTTCTTGAAGAACATCCTAAGTTGAGATTGACAAAAGCCAGTGTTACACATCAAGGAAAGAATCTGTACATGCAAGCTCCCCCTGTATTGGAAGAAATGACTCGACCAAACCTGAGTCTAAGTCTTTTTAACCTCATGGGGAAACAGCCCAAGGACATTGTGCATGTGAATGGCACAAGCAGCAAGAATGACCAAAAATTCTCGTGTTTGAGAAAATTACGTGTTGTGTTCAAAGGAGTTGATGGGGTTACAGACATGGATACAGCCGGAGGAGCATAACTTTGGACATCCAAGTatgcatgaatttttttttggctttaTAAGCATAGTTAATATATGTTAGATATTGGTGAGGTAAGGTTAACATTTTCTACCCTGTAAAAGTTATTCATAGATGATTAGCGAATAGCTTTTGGTGCTGCGAATTGTTGCCCACAGGGTGAACATTTCTTGCAACTTTATTTTATCATTGATTGAACACACATGATATATTATGAATAGGTGATGAAATTGAGTTGCTTAAATGTTTCTCTCTACCTTTGTTTCATATCTAAAGTTCTGAAGTTCACTTTAAAGTATCTTGATATCAGTTTGTCAATTCAATTTGTGATACAGAGATGTGCTCCTGTGACTATCATCTGGCTACTATTTATGAATGATCTAGAGCCTTAAGATTATGGCAGTAGGCTACTATTAATTTATCACTCACTTGGTTCCTTTAACTATAATCCTTTTTTTACATGAGTTTTCTTCAGGCATATTTGGATGTGTGTTGGGCACACGCTCAAAAGTACATTAGCAGAAAACATTAGCGGTGAAGCTCCATGTTGCAGCTTTTGGATTAACGTGGTTTTGAGGTCTAACGTGAattcaaaagaaataaaagttATGCTTGGAATTTAATCACAATTTtaataaactaatttttttttgtaattcttGTGCCAGCCTATAAAGGTAGACAAAAGGAAATggataaagtaaaaaaaaattttacaGACAAGAAACCCA
This window harbors:
- the LOC130716062 gene encoding NEDD8-activating enzyme E1 catalytic subunit codes for the protein MAETTVQPSRSRDLDKLLLRPGNLVGPRFEPGTELRDNLQEFAKVLVVGAGGLGCELLKDLALTGFRNLEVIDMDRIEVTNLNRQFLFRLEDVGKPKAEVAAKRVMERISGVDIKPHFCRIEEKDIDFYNDFSIIALGLDSIEARSYINTVACSFLEYDSDDNPREDTIKPMVDGGTEGFKGHARVIMPGITPCFECTIWLFPPQVKFPLCTLAETPRTAAHCIEYAHLIKWNEVHGAEAFDPDNPEHMKWVYDEAVKRAELFGIPGVTYSLTQGVVKNIIPAIASTNAIISAACALETLKIATDCSKTMSNYLTYNGSEGLHTKVAEFERDKDCLVCGPGIRIELDPSITLQKFMDLLEEHPKLRLTKASVTHQGKNLYMQAPPVLEEMTRPNLSLSLFNLMGKQPKDIVHVNGTSSKNDQKFSCLRKLRVVFKGVDGVTDMDTAGGA